The nucleotide window AAAGCTTTTTAAGGTAAAAGACAAggcatataaattaaatcactTCCAATATAAAGGAACAACAATCATACACAGGTGgcatttgactttttttttctcatataacAGAAATCCTCCACTGATTGCATTGAGTTCAAAACTGGGGACTATTGTTAGACCTTAAAATCTTTAGTAATCAACAAACCTGAGCTAAATTATCTTGGCAGGTGGTCCCCATGGGATTTGACACTCTAAAATGTAAACCAAAGCCATATCATTTGACACATCCTAGGAGTTATATTCTCATACAACCACAGAGAAAAAGTGTACAGTTctgcaataaaaaaattctaatatgttGATGTATCATAGTGTATCTGTTGAAGATATCATTTTCAATACAAATGGAAGCATGATCAAAACAGAAACATTTATTGATGTGAACAAAACAAGAGAACAGAAACAGGCCAAATAGATGAAGAAAGATCCATCAAACCACTGATTATTAAGACAGCAGTACACATGACAGTAAAACAAGCTTATAGGTAGTTATATTATGATGGtgaagataaaaatttaggGAAGTAAAAATAACTTACCATCTTTCCAGATGCAAAAATCAAAGCTGTAGTTTTTGGTTCCCTTATTCTCATAATGACGGCAGCAAAACGCTGTAGAgacattaaaagaaaagtaattCATTGAATACAGCATGTATAACTATACAAGTATCAGTATTACAcagaagataataataaattatgtctGCGCAACCAAACGGTTCCTTTTTACTAAATATCCAACATACCTTGGGATTGTATTCGGCATTACGGGCTTGCAAGGCAATCTGCTTCAGATCCAGCTTACAATCTAAGTTAACAGTCGATACAATGTTCCTAAACAAACAGTAATGATTCAGAATAATGGTAAGACTTCAAATTTAGAATGACTAAGAGCATCTAAAGGAAAATGACAGATATAAGTAGCCAGTAAAGAGTAGATTTTTTCCCCAACCCTTcactcataaatttaaaaatggaaaaggaaaaaattcaaTACTTAACAACCAATATAATGAGACATCTTCGATCAAAAATAGTAAGTGAAACATATGATGGTGGTCATTCATGTATCAACACCGGACTAGAGATGTTATATATGAGACTTGAAAGGAACAGCTGGCAAATGGACAAACATCACATAACAATAAACAAATACCATATTTATTGCAACATCAAACAAGATACAAACAGCTCAATTATATCAGTTGTAATAAATCTACACATTGACATAAGAAGGCCATCAAAGTTGTAGATCAACTATATTACCACAGTGTAGAATGTCACATGCTGGTTCGATGTCTTGTTTCAGTAAACATTGCCTTAAATTGTTCATTTCACAATTCAAACACTGCTCTTTAGAATAAAAAGTGATTGTATACAAAATGCAAACATATTCcaccaatcttttttttttttttgtattcaatAGGGCATAAATCATAAATTGCTTGATTTAATTGCCCAAAAAAggcacaaaaaatatatttgataaccATACAAAAAGATGATGCTAGTAAAAACTTAAAGAGGATGcaacaaaatatcaataataagtACATACaatttacagaaaaattaactcttagattcaaaaaaatatttattttatatccaTACAAAATAGGACTTCAAATCATATGAATATCCAGCTATTCTTCTTATTGCCATATTATTGGTCCTGAAAGAATAGCACCTCAATCCCAAATAAATTAAGCCCAGATGGCATTTATAAATCTTATTACAAAAGCCATGATTATACTATGCATCCATAAATATCAAGTCAAAAAAATCAGTTTATCCAAATTTAATATGCACATACAAACAGAAGTCCAAATCTTCAATCCAATCTTTTTAGCTTTAACATTTTACAACCTACCCAATATCCTCCTTTACAAACCCattataatcaaattcaaaagccAAATCCATATAAAAATCCAATCAAGACATTGAAGATAACAAATTCATCAATAAACAGGGTTCTTCTTTAGCCAGACAACACCTTCACATGTCCATATGTCCATCTgcactaataaaaaaaaaaattacaatatctATACCACAAATCGTCCACCCATAACCTCCATATCCATCAAAGCAGCTGAAAGAACAAATCCATAGACGCATATGTAgctatacatattttatttataaatatgccTATAAATGCAGAAAAATGAGACTTACTGAAGAGTGGGAACAATGCCAGACGGGTGCTTGGAAAGATCCACCGGCTGGCTCCCTTCCAAGCCACCTTGTTCAGCCATATCTTGCTTTGTTCCTCACTTATCAATAAAATCCCTGAATTATTATACACAAATATAACAACTTTCACGCTTTTATCCCTTCCTTCACTAAAAAGAATATATGGGTTTCTCTTCTCAAAATCTGGGTTTTTTCTCCTCAAGAATaaagatcaaattttgttttcccTAAATTCTTTGATCCAAATTCAACTCAACGACAACAAAAGCGCAAAATCACAAAAGAAATAACTTCTGGGTTTTTCTTTTCTACGCTAAAAGATCAAGATTACCACAATAAAGCACGATCTTAATACAAATTGGGACAGATTAGGATCAAATCGTGGGAAATCTAGGGTTTTGAAAGAGACGCGGAAGAGAAACACCCAGAAATTGGAGGGTAAGGCGTTGAAATCAGGTGAATAACGAGGGAAAATTTTGAAGAGGAGAGTCTTTTATAGGTTTTGATTTAAAGAATCGTGGATGGATGTGTGGGTTTTGAGGATGAGGAAATTGAGGTTGGAGTTCGGTGTCATCTCGATGTGAGAGAGAGATAAAGGGAAAGGAGCGTGGGTTAAAACGGTGTGTTTTAGTACCCTAGCTGgaatatatatagaaatgacCGGGTAGATGGATGAGGAGCCGGTAATAGGAAAGTGTTACCTGGTGTTAACGGTTAATCATGTGGGGAATTTTCGGTACAAGGCTCTAGAAGGGAGAATTGGGAAAGTGGAGTGTAAAGTCGGCAATTTCTTTTGGAACTCTTTTTTAAAGGAGGTATTTTGGTTCGTATACATGTATTAATACatgcaaaattcaaatttttacagCTTTCTAAGTTTATCCatacaaatttatcatatttttatattttaaatacttatatcataaaatctaaatactttttaaaatgCTTTTACATTTAATCAAAGTATAAAATCTGTATAAGAGTATTgtttaatcacataaaaactTTTACATTTCGATCGTATCTCATAAACAACTATTTTTTGTCTACACAAAGACATtaagaataatctcaaattctGAATTACTGATTATTGATTATTGAttgttggatttttttaattaaaattaaggtttaaagaatttttagttaaaaatataaattaaaattttaaattatatatctatgaAAAAACAGGTTAGCGAAGTCCAACTTTTAACAATTGCGTCAACCCCACTTTTATCcaaagttaaaggtaaaaatagTTTCTATATTATACTATTTGTATGatgtaaatatttaatatttaaaaagtagagtaaatttatataaacagaCCTATTAATCTTACAATTCTCTATACAAACAAGAATCATGCATTCCATTAGTCCATGAATCAAGGCAAGAAATTGATTTCCATGAATATAtgaaagaaagaacaaaaagcccttatatatatatatatatatatatatatatgatgttgttttaatcttttttttttctcttttttactataggaaaaggaaaatgagcacttaaaaaaaaggtaaaatatcattttgttcttgatagttatttttttaatcagtgGATAGAAGTATATTATGAATCAGAGTTAGAGTAAGTATTGTCTGATCATTTCTAACAATTTAAAACCCTAATTAGTATTCTTTTtatgatacataaaaaaataattttagataatttacataatttctattattaatCTTTTGTGAGTTTTTTTGGGTGTTTTTTCCTACTCACCAATCTATTTTTAAATCCCCCTAACATttaaattgtaatatatataaacgatagtgaaaatttcataaagtttgtgtaaaactctaactcaaactttctttatgaaatttttaatacttcACCAATTGTTCTAATATTTAGGGTcttgattgtttgattttagatttaaaataaattaattttcaatcgtatcataatataaaatataaatatttaattaaatacttaaaattaaatataaataggaTTGAACCTATTTCTATGCTTACTATCCCTCTCAATGAAGGTGTTAGCAATGGCGGGATGTTAAGCAATCCATAAAGAGAGTTAGACGTCCTCTTAGCCAGGTTAAACAGGTACTTGACCTAGCTTTCATCAAAGAAAAAAGTGATGGTTAATGGAAATTGAGCGTGTGGATGCAACCAAGCAGCTCCATTTGATTGCATCATCTAAAATGTCATGGTGGTAGAAACAAAATGCACAAAACAAATtgatatcttctcttgaaaaAGGTTCCTGTAGCCGCTAGGGCCACCTTCACCAGATGAACTAAATGTAGCAGAAAAAATCAAAAAGACATATCTTTTCGCTAGTCAAACTTGACTTGACATAATATTTCTCACAAAGGCCTGTAAAACACAACcaaattatgataaattcaCATTGACTCTCACTGCTAAAGTTCTTAAGTTCATTATTCCACTATTACATGACTAAATCTCTGACTGAACAGCCATTGTGCCCACAACTTTATCTCCTTGTCTTGAGTTGAATGCTCAGGTTCTTCGGCAAACACCATAATATCAATCACAATCTCATATTGAAGGCTTATTTGTTATCTTCTACAGATATAGATAAAACAAATTCTTTCATTTGAAACTTCTGATAAGATTTTCTCCATCTTTAAGTAAAGGAGATGAGAGATATAATAAGTATATGCTACTAGACATATCCACCATTAACGCGAATAACTTGCCCATTGACCCACTCACCAGCATCAGTAGCCAGGAAGCCAACAACAGGAGCAACATCCTTGGTCTCACCAAGCCGACAAAGTGGGCTCTCATCAATTACCTTCTTTATTATCTCTTCAGTCTTCCCAGCAAAGAACAGTTCAGTAGCAATTGGCCCTGGGGCCACACAATTTGCTGTTATTCTAGTCCCTTTGAGCTCCTTCGCTAGTATCTTCACCATAGTCTCCACTGCCGCCTTGGATGCTGTGTATGCGCCATACCCTGGCTTCAACGCACCAACCAGTGACGATGATAGAAGTATAATTCGGCCTCCACCACCGGTCTTTAGCCTATTTGCTGCCTCTTTACAGCATAAGAATGCACCCCTTGCGTTGACACtgtaatcatatataaataactcaaattattCCGgtccaaaataaatttaatcttattttcttgcTAAAACATATCCAACTAgcaattgaaaataatgaaaaagaatctCTGTTTGTACTTCCAATATAAGGAAACATAAACGGACAATTTTTTTTCGCTTTCCATTTTCATCAAGCtcagaacaaaaacaaaaccagacaaaatttaaacttgttgTATGTTAACATATAATTACCTGAAAATACGATCAAATTCCTCCAAACAAGTGTTAGCTATAGTGGGTAACTTGGGATCAAGCACTCCAGCTGAATTAACCAGAACATGAACCGGTGAGTCAAAGGCCTTTTCAGCCGAGTCAAAGAGAGACTTAACCTGAGCCGGGTCCGAAACATCGGCTTTGACGACGATGGCTCGAGGGGGAGAATCAGGTGAAGCGGAGGAGTTAATCTCGGCGGCGACGAGATCTGCTTGAGAAGAGTTGGAGGTGTAATTTATGACGAGTTTGGCTCCGAGTTGGGCAAGGTGTATCGCTATGTCTCGCCCGATTCC belongs to Mangifera indica cultivar Alphonso chromosome 2, CATAS_Mindica_2.1, whole genome shotgun sequence and includes:
- the LOC123209557 gene encoding NADPH-dependent aldehyde reductase-like protein, chloroplastic, with product MATNSGTHSVPLKDRVAIVTGSSRGIGRDIAIHLAQLGAKLVINYTSNSSQADLVAAEINSSASPDSPPRAIVVKADVSDPAQVKSLFDSAEKAFDSPVHVLVNSAGVLDPKLPTIANTCLEEFDRIFSVNARGAFLCCKEAANRLKTGGGGRIILLSSSLVGALKPGYGAYTASKAAVETMVKILAKELKGTRITANCVAPGPIATELFFAGKTEEIIKKVIDESPLCRLGETKDVAPVVGFLATDAGEWVNGQVIRVNGGYV